CAAATAACATTGGCAGCACAATCTTCACAAAAGAGCAAATCGAGACTGATGATCTAACCTATTTTAATGACAAACAATATGTCATTAGCTACAGCAACctaacagaatataatacaatttACTTGAGTGTCATTGTCAAAAGTTCTCAAAACCAGACCGGGCTAAATGAGGTGAACATTTTGTTAGGCCTGTGGTTCACTGGATAGCCAGCTACAAAATGGTGACCTTTCCGTGATGGGTCTCACTAGGCTGGAGTTAAAAATAACAAAATCTTTTGATCAAAAGCTCATTAGCTTGTCCAGCAGTCTCTATATGGCCCAACTTAAAATAAAATTCAATGTTCGCCCTCCAGCACCAGACAACATGCAGTAATTAACCTTCTCATTTCAATTACTTTCATAATAAACTTTATAAAAGCGGACTTGTCTTTTCAAATATTGAGATTCTGTGaaccctaaaaaaaaatgtttttctttcaacAATAATTAGCTTTTCCTTCTTAGTCATGAGGCATTCTCACTCTCTCAAATGCAGATAGTGGGCAATTGATAAAACTTGCAGTTGACATAAAGCCTAGAAGAACCGAGAAAACACACGAGGACACCGCATCATGGTCAGTGATAACGCCTTCAGACGTTGAACTTTAATAAATTAAAAGCTGTGGTAACATTTGAGCTCTGCAGGGGAAGTGACATGAAAATGGTTCACATCACTCTTCTGCTCTCGACATCAATAAAGCTCAACAAGGACGCAGGATATTCATGTTCACCTTCCTGCTACCATAACATATTGATTGTATGACTTGTGAAAAtgctgattaacacacacacaatttctaCCCTTTGGAAACTTTCAGCATTCTGTAATTAAAATCGATGTATTAACACGACATATGAAAACTATAAAGGCAACCATTGCAAATGTGACTCCAGGTTAGTGGACTTTCACTCAAGACCAGGGGATAAAGGCAGGGGTGGAGGGCAGTAGAAGGAGGGAGATGGGCAGGATAGGCCATTTTATGGAAAGTTCACATATGCACTCCTCCCCATGCATTTAAAAGCACTGGATTGGTGTAATCGTTGGAGAGGGAATTGCCACCCTATTCTTTGCAACAGTCAATTCCTTTGAAATCCAttaagggaagtgaacaagtaaGTGCACACTAAGGGCAGAGGAGATGAGAATCGGGACACTGTCAAGGTTTCTCAGCATCTCAACAGTCAACTGGGGGATTTTATTCAAGGCCTAGATACAGATTGTCCAGGGTCCGTGTGCTCCTAGTGTCAGTGGGATCCTCTTAGTTGCCCACAATGCTGGGGTCGTGTGCAGAGTCCGGCAGTGTGGAGTCATGGCAATGGTACAGAAAACAGTTTCCCCAGCAGCTGTAGCAGATGAGAAACAGGGCTGCCAGGAACACTAAGGCACAAATGGTACATGGCTTCCTCTCCAGAAGGAAGCTGAGCAGGTAGAAGCCCATGAACATTGAGTGATTGAACCATAAGGCCGGATTCAGGGGTTTCGGGATGAGGAGGACTGGGAGCAACCACTGAAGGCAATACATTGTCTGCGAGGGGGGAGCGAAATCACACCAATCTCAATCAGTTGGCCACAGGGCTAGGTGGAATGACACACAGTGGGGTTTCCTAACCACGGCAGATGTGACGTGGGAGCAGGTTGTAACTTTTACCTTCAGGTTAGGCCTAAAAAAAGGAAAGGATACAGTAAATAAAAAGGTGCAGACACGCATCAGTTATACGTTTCTCTTTGACATGACATAGTTAGCAATATTTCCCTGCAAATGCAAAAATAGCTCAACTTGGTCACGCTCTCATCACCTAGCTACCCTAGTCTGCTAACTCGAAGGGCCCAAGCAGCTAACGCTACGGATATGTTAGGTTAGATCGAGCACAACAAATATCTTTCATTGCATTAAAGGCAAGTTAACTATGGGGGGGGTTGATTTGGTTGACTAGCTGCAGTTAGTAACactataatgttagctagctcccTTCAAGAAGAAAATGTAGGGACGTCAAACATTCAGCCTGCTGCACAGACCCTATGGATGCTCTAGTCTAGAGCACCTGGTTAAATTGTGGTTAGGAGCATTTTCTAACTTTCCCCATGGTTAAAGTAgtaagaaattcatgttattgTTGTAAAAATATGTGAGGGTGCTTAATTTACGATCATCCTAATTCGAAATTCTTTTGACATTGAATTCTTATATTATGCAAAATGTCCCTGTGGTGGACAGAACGTGCTACTAAATTGCACAGTTGAACATTTTCACCACACACCAATTACAGGAAAAACACATACTTTTTACCTCAGATTGGTGTTGATACTATAAAAGATTATAGTCATCTCAATTACACAAAATCTATGGATTAAAACAGATCAATATCTTTGGTTTTGTACCATTGGTTTGGTCGTATACACTGCTATTCGCAGGACTTAGAACTGTCATTTTTCGATTTCAAATGGAATGAATGGCCACACACCAATACGTCGATTTGAGAGTCAAACTATCAATTAAATTACAGATAACCGTTGTCAGTGTTGATATTAGGGcagggacgataccagtatgTCAATACTCAGTAccatggcaaggaaacaaaacattaagcggattcttaacctgttatggctagggggcagtattttcacggctggataaaaaacgtacccgatttaatctggttactactcctgcctagtaactagaatatgcatataattattggctttggatagaaaaca
The sequence above is drawn from the Salmo salar chromosome ssa22, Ssal_v3.1, whole genome shotgun sequence genome and encodes:
- the LOC106582633 gene encoding bladder cancer-associated protein — its product is MYCLQWLLPVLLIPKPLNPALWFNHSMFMGFYLLSFLLERKPCTICALVFLAALFLICYSCWGNCFLYHCHDSTLPDSAHDPSIVGN